A stretch of the Medicago truncatula cultivar Jemalong A17 chromosome 5, MtrunA17r5.0-ANR, whole genome shotgun sequence genome encodes the following:
- the LOC11416947 gene encoding transcription factor SRM1, which produces MEGRKVQQLPHHIDLNERTSIQDPSENSMEQQENLDTDVIESGHAAAILNPNDNNSVQAESVPEGSNEANLVQAESVPEGSHEAKRGRRERVHWTEGEHKLFLEGIEKYGKGRWKDISKEFVVTKTPIQIASHAQKYFIHQNVKDIEKRKKRRSIHDTTLNKNGTLVTLAVEQDEIPSVEQQSETPPQGMQQTQTQQNEISPMLCLLFSIGSTIPDKEKLEKMRDLLAKELRR; this is translated from the exons ATGGAAGGAAGAAAAGTGCAACAATTACCTCATCATATTGATTTAAATGAGCGGACTTCAATTCAAGATCCCTCTGAGAATAGCATGGAACAACAAGAGAATCTCGACACTGATGTCATTGAGTCGGGTCATGCTGCCGCAATTCTAAACCCTAATGATAATAACTCAGTTCAAGCTGAGTCAGTACCTGAAGGAAGTAATGAAGCTAACTTAGTTCAAGCTGAGTCAGTGCCAGAAGGAAGTCATGAAGCAAAGAGAGGGCGTAGGGAAAGGGTACATTGGACGGAAGGTGAACACAA GTTGTTTCTGGAGGGGATAGAAAAATATGGCAAGGGACGTTGGAAAGATATTTCAAAAGAATTTGTGGTAACAAAGACTCCAATTCAAATTGCTAGCCATGCCCAAAAATACTTTATCCACCAAAATGTGAAAGATAtagagaagaggaaaaagagAAGAAGCATACATGACACAACCTTAAACAAGAATGGCACACTAGTCACTCTCGCTGTTGAACAAGATGAGATTCCTTCAGTCGAGCAACAAAGTGAGACTCCTCCTCAAGGAATGCAACAgacacaaacacaacaaaatgaGATTTCTCCTATGTTGTGCTTGCTTTTTTCAATCGGTTCTACAATTCCTGATAAAGAGAAACTTGAGAAGATGCGCGACTTATTGGCAAAAGAACTTCGACGCTAG